A genomic stretch from Capricornis sumatraensis isolate serow.1 chromosome 4, serow.2, whole genome shotgun sequence includes:
- the MBD6 gene encoding methyl-CpG-binding domain protein 6, which translates to MNGGNESSAADRAGGPVATSVPIGWQRCVREGAVLYISPSGTELSSLEQTRSYLLSDGTCKCGLECPLNVPKVFNFDPLAPVTPGGAGVGPASEEDMTKLCNHRRKAVAMATLYRSMETTCSHSSPGEGASPQMFHTVSPGPPSARPPCRVPPTTPLNGGPGSLPPEPPSVPQAFPPLAGPGGLFPQPRLPDPVPSGGSSSPCFLPRGNAPSPAAPPPPAISLNAPSYSWGAALRSSLVPPDLGSPPAPHASSSPPSDPPLFHCSDALTPPPLPPSNNLPGPPGPSGPATQPPVSSATMHLPLVLGPLGGAPTVEGPGTPPFLASSLLSAAAKAQHPQLPPPSTLQGRRPRAQAPSASHSSLPRPSQRRPRRPPTVLRLLEGGGPQAPRRSRPRAPAPTPQSFPLPEPSQPILPSVLSLLGLPTPGPSHSDGSFNLLGSDAHLPPPPTLSSGSSPQPTHPIPPALPGTTSGSLSSVPGAPAPPAASKAPLVPSPVLQSPSEALGMGAGPAGPLPPLAGGEAFPFPSPEQGLALSGAGFPGMLGTLPLPLSLGQPPPSPLLSHSLFGVLAGGGGQPPPEPLLPPPGGPGPPLAPGEPEGPSLLVASLLPPPPSDLLPPPSAPPSNLLASFLPLLALGPTAGDGEGSAEGAGGPSGETFSGLGDLSPLLFPPLSAPPTLIALNSALLAASLDPPSGTPPQPCVLSAPQPGPPTSSVTTATTDPGASSLGKAPSNSGRPPQLLSPLLSASLLGDLSSLTSSPGTLPSLLQPPGPLLSGQLGLQLLPGGGAPPPLSEASSPLACLLQSLQIPPEQPEAPCLPPESPTSALEPEPARPPLSALAPPHSSPDPPVPELLTGRGSGKRGRRGGGGLRGINGEARPGRGRKPGSRREPGRLALKWGARGGFNGQMERSPRRTHHWQHNGELAEGGAEPKDPSPPGPHSEDLKVSPGVVRKSRRGRRRKYNPTRNSNSSRQDITLDPSPTTRAAVPLPPRARPGRPAKNKRRKLAP; encoded by the exons ATGAATGGGGGCAATGAGAGCAGTGCAGCAGACAGAGCTGGGGGCCCTGTGGCCACATCTGTCCCCATCGGCTGGCAGCGCTGTGTTCGAGAGGGTGCTGTGCTCTATATCAG TCCAAGTGGCACAGAGCTGTCTTCCTTGGAGCAAACCCGGAGCTACCTCCTCAGCGATGGGACCTGCAAGTGCGGTCTGGAGTGTCCACTCAACGTCCCCAAG GTTTTCAACTTTGACCCTTTGGCCCCGGTGACCccgggtggggctggggtggggccagcATCAGAGGAGGACATGACCAAGCTGTGCAACCACCGGCGGAAAGCTGTTGCCATGGCAACTCTGTACCGCAGCATGGAGACCACCTGCTCACACTCTTCTCCTG GAGAGGGAGCAAGCCCCCAAATGTTCCACACTGTGTCCCCAGGGCCTCCCTCTGCCCGCCCTCCTTGTCGAGTCCCTCCTACAACTCCACTCAATGGGGGTCCTGGCTCCCTTCCCCCAGAACCACCCTCAGTTCCACAGGCTTTCCCCCCTCTAGCAGGCCCTGGGGGGCTCTTCCCACAGCCAAGGCTTCCTGATCCTGTCCCCTCTGGAGGCAGCAGCAGCCCTTGTTTCCTCCCACGGGGGaatgccccctccccagctgcaCCTCCTCCACCTGCTATCAGCCTCAACGCCCCCTCATATAGCTGGGGAGCTGCTCTCCGATCCAGCCTGGTGCCCCCTGACCTGGGCTCTCCTCCAGCCCCCCATGCTTCCTCCTCACCACCTTCAGACCCTCCTCTTTTCCACTGTAGTGATGCCTTaacaccccctcccctgcccccaagcAATAATCTCCCTGGTCCCCCTGGCCCCTCTGGTCCTGCCACTCAGCCACCAGTGTCTTCAGCCACTATGCACCTGCCCCTGGTCCTGGGGCCCCTGGGAGGGGCCCCCACGGTGGAGGGGCCTGGGACACCCCCCTTTCTTGCTAGCAGCCTACTCTCTGCAGCGGCCAAGGCACAGCACCCCCAACTCCCCCCTCCCAGCACTTTACAGGGCCGAAGGCCCCGTGCCCAGGCACCCTCAGCTTCCCACTCTTCATTGCCCCGTCCCTCTCAGCGTCGTCCCCGCCGACCCCCGACTGTGTTGCGATTGCTAGAAGGGGGGGGCCCTCAAGCCCCTAGGCGGAGCCGTCCTCGggcccctgctcccaccccccaATCTTTTCCTCTGCCGGAGCCATCCCAACCAATTCTCCCTTCTGTGCTGTCCCTGCTGGGactccccacccctggccctTCCCACTCTGATGGAAGCTTTAACCTTTTGGGGTCAGATGCAcaccttcctcctccccccaccctctcctcaGGGAGCTCTCCTCAGCCCACGCACCCCATCCCACCTGCCCTCCCTGGGACCACCAGTGGCAGCCTCAGCAGTGTGCCAG gTGCCCCTGCCCCACCAGCTGCCTCCAAAGCCCCCCTAGTCCCCAGCCCTGTGCTTCAAAGCCCATCTGAAGCGCTTGGGATGGGGGCCGGCCCAGCCGGCCCTCTGCCTCCCCTGGCTGGTGGGGAGGCTTTCCCTTTCCCCAGCCCCGAGCAGGGCCTGGCGCTGAGTGGAGCCGGCTTCCCGGGGATGCTAGGGACCTTGCCCCTCCCTCTGAGTCTGGGACAACCTCCACCTTCTCCATTGCTTAGCCACAGTTTATTTGGCGtgctggctgggggagggggacaaCCTCCCCCTGAGCCCCTGCTCCCCCCACCAGGGGGACCTGGCCCTCCCCTAGCCCCAGGTGAGCCCGAAGGGCCTTCACTTTTGGTGGCTTCCCTGCTTCCACCACCCCCCTCAGACCTTCTTCCACCCCCTTCTGCACCTCCTAGCAACCTCCTTGCCTCTTTCCTGCCCTTGTTGGCCCTGGGCCCCAcagctggggatggggagggatctGCAGAGGGAGCCGGGGGTCCAAGTGGGGAGACATTTTCAGGTTTGGGAGACCTGTCCCCCCTGCTGTTCCCCCCACTTTCAGCTCCCCCCACCCTCATAGCTTTAAATTCTGCGCTGCTGGCTGCCAGCCTGGATCCCCCCTCGGGGACACCCCCCCAG CCCTGTGTCCTGAGCGCCCCCCAACCTGGACCACCTACCTCCAGTGTCACCACGGCAACTACTGACCCGGGGGCCTCCTCTCTGGGCAAGGCCCCCTCCAACTCAGGGAGACCCCCTCAACTCCTTAGCCCTCTGCTGAGTGCCAGCCTGCTGG GTGACCTGTCCTCGCTGACCAGCAGCCCTGGAACCCTCCCCAGTCTGTTGCAGCCTCCCGGCCCTCTTCTCTCTGGCCAGCTGGGGCTGCAGCTCCTCCCTGGGGGGGGAGCTCCTCCACCCCTCTCAGAGGCTTCTAGTCCCCTAGCCTGCCTGCTACAGAGTCTCCAG ATCCCTCCAGAGCAGCCAGAAGCCCCCTGTCTGCCCCCTGAGAGCCCCACCTCAGCCCTTGAACCGGAGCCTGCCCGGCCTCCCCTCAGTGCCTTAGCCCCACCCCACAGTTCTCCCGATCCCCCAGTCCCTGAGCTGCTCACTGGGAGGGGGTCAGGGAAACGGGGccggaggggaggagggggacttAGGGGCATTAATGGTGAGGCCAGGCCAGGCCGGGGACGAAAGCCTGGCAGCCGGCGGGAGCCTGGCCGACTGGCCCTCAAGTGGGGGGCACGTGGTGGCTTCAATGGACAAATGGAACGGTCCCCAAGAAGGACCCACCACTGGCAGCATAATGGGGAGCTGGCGGAAGGGGGTGCTGAGCCCAAGGATCCATCCCCTCCTGGGCCCCATTCTGAGGACCTTAAG GTATCCCCAGGGGTAGTCAGAAAGTCTCGTCGTGGCCGCAGGAGAAAATACAA CCCAACCCGGAACAGCAACAGCTCCCGCCAGGACATTACCTTGGACCCCAGCCCCACAACCCGC GCGGCTGTCCCTCTGCCTCCCCGGGCCCGCCCTGGCCGTCCTGCCAAAAACAAGAGGAGGAAACTGGCCCCATAG
- the LOC138077802 gene encoding DDIT3 upstream open reading frame protein, whose translation MLKMSGWQRQSQNQSRNLRRECSRRKCIFIHHHT comes from the exons ATGTTGAAGATGAGCGGGTGGCAGCGACAGAGCCAAAATCAAAGCCGGAACCTGAGGAGAGAG TGTTCCAGAAGGAAGTGTATCTTCATACATCACCACACCTGA
- the DDIT3 gene encoding DNA damage-inducible transcript 3 protein: MAAESLPFSFGALSSWELEAWYEDLQEVLSSDENRGTCVSPPGNKEEESKTFTTLDPASLAWLTEEPGPPEVTRTSQSPCSPESSQSSLAQEEEEEDQGRPRKRKQSGQSPARAGKQRMKEKEQENERKVAQLAEENARLKQEIERLTREVEATRRALIDRMVNLHQA, from the exons ATGGCAGCTGAGTCATTGCCTTTCTCCTTCGGGGCACTGTCCAGCTGGGAGCTGGAAGCCTGGTATGAGGACCTGCAGGAGGTGCTGTCCTCAGATGAAAATCGGGGCACCTGTGTTTCACCCCCTGGAAACAAGGAG GAAGAATCAAAAACCTTCACCACTCTTGACCCCGCCTCTCTGGCTTGGCTTACTGAGGAGCCAGGACCACCAGAGGTCACACGCACCTCccagagcccctgctctccaGAATCCAGTCAGAGCTCCCTGGctcaggaggaagaagaggaagaccaAGGAAGACCCAGAAAACGGAAACAGAGTGGCCAGTCCCCAGCCCGGGCTGGCAAGCAACGCATGAaggagaaagaacaagaaaatgaaaggaaagtggCACAGCTAGCTGAAGAGAATGCCCGGCTCAAACAGGAAATCGAGCGCCTGACCAGGGAAGTGGAGGCAACTCGCCGAGCTCTGATTGACCGGATGGTTAATCTGCACCAAGCATGA
- the MARS1 gene encoding methionine--tRNA ligase, cytoplasmic: MRLFVSEGAPGSLPVLAAAGRAQGRAELLISTVGPEECVVPFLTRPKVPVLQLDSGNYLFSTSAICRYFFLLSGWEQDDLTNQWLEWEATELQPALSAALYYLVVQGKKGEDVLRPVRRALTHIDHSLSRRSCPFLAGETESLADIVLWGALYPLLQDPSYLPEELGALHSWFQTLSSQEPCQRAAETVLKQQGVLALRPYLQKQPQPSSLEGRLISNEPEEEELATLSEEEIAVAVAAWEKGLESLPPLRPQQNPVLPVAGERNVLITSALPYVNNVPHLGNIIGCVLSADVFARYSRLRQWNTLYLCGTDEYGTATETKAMEEGLTPQEICDKYHVIHADIYRWFNISFDFFGRTTTPQQTKITQDIFQRLLARGFVLQDTVEQLRCEHCARFLADRFVEGVCPFCGYEEARGDQCDKCGKLINAIELKKPQCKVCRSCPVVKSSQHLFLDLPKLGARVEEWLEKTLPGSDWTPNARFIIRSWLRDGLKPRCITRDLKWGTPVPLEGFEDKVFYVWFDATIGYLSITANYTDQWEKWWKNPEQVNLYQFMAKDNVPFHGIVFPSSALGAEDNYTLVSHLIATEYLNYEDGKFSKSRGVGVFGDMAQDTGIPADIWRFYLLYIRPEGQDSAFSWTDMLFKNNSELLNNLGNFINRAGMFVSKFFGGFVPEMVLTSDDQRLLTHVTLELQHYHQLLEKVRIRDALRSILTISRHGNQYIQVNEPWKRIKGGEADRQRAGTVTGLAVNIAALLSVMLQPYMPTVSATIQAQLQLPPPACNILPTNFLCTLTAGHQIGTVSPLFQKLENDQIESLKQRFSGGQAKASPKTAAGPQQIQALTEEVTKQGNIVRELKAQKADKNQIAAEVAKLLDLKKQLAQAEGKPLETPKGKKKK, from the exons ATGAGGTTGTTCGTGAGTGAGGGCGCTCCGGGGAGTCTGCCTGTGCTGGCCGCGGCCGGgagggcccagggcagagcggagCTGCTCATCAGCACTGTAGGCCCAGAAG AGTGTGTGGTCCCATTCCTGACCCGGCCTAAGGTCCCTGTCTTGCAGCTGGATAGTGGCAACTACCTCTTCTCCACCAGTGCAATCTGTCG ATACTTCTTTCTGTTATCTGGCTGGGAACAAGATGATCTCACCAACCAGTGGCTGGAATGGGAAGCAACAGAGCTGCAG CCAGCTTTGTCCGCTGCCCTGTACTATTTAGTGGTccaagggaagaagggagaagatGTTCTTCGCCCAGTTCGGAGGGCCCTGACGCATATTGACCACAGCTTGAGTCGTCGGAGCTGTCCATTCCTGGCTGGG GAGACAGAATCTCTAGCTGATATTGTTTTGTGGGGAGCGCTCTACCCGTTACTCCAAGACCCATCCTATCTCCCTG AGGAACTGGGTGCCCTGCACAGCTGGTTCCAGACACTGAGTTCCCAGGAGCCATGTCAGCGAGCTGCAGAGACTGTGCTGAAGCAGCAGGGTGTCCTGGCCCTCCGGCCCTACCTCCAGAAgcagccccagcccagctcccTTGAGGGCAGGCTTATCAGCAATGAGCCTGAG GAGGAGGAACTGGCTACTCTGTCTGAGGAGGAGATTGCCGTGGCTGTAGCTGCTTGGGAGAAGGGCCTGGAAAGCTTGCCCCCTCTTCGGCCGCAGCAGAATCCAGT gTTGCCCGTGGCTGGGGAGAGAAATGTGCTCATCACCAGCGCCCTCCCTTACGTCAACAATGTTCCCCACCTTGGAAACATCATCGGCTGTGTGCTCAGTGCCGACGTCTTTGCAAG GTACTCCCGGCTCCGTCAGTGGAACACCCTCTACCTGTGTGGGACAGATGAGTATGGTACAGCGACAGAGACCAAGGCTATGGAGGAGGGACTAACCCCACAGGAGATCTGTGACAAGTACCACGTTATCCACGCTGACATCTACCGCTGGTTTAACATTTCGTTTGACTTTTTTGGTCGGACTACCACTCCACAGCAGACCAA AATTACCCAGGACATCTTCCAGCGGCTGCTGGCCCGAGGTTTTGTGCTGCAAGATACTGTGGAGCAACTGCGGTGTGAGCACTGTGCCCGCTTCCTGGCTGACCGCTTTGTGGAGGGTGTGTGTCCCTTCTGTGGCTACGAGGAGGCCCGGGGTGACCAGTGTGACAAGTGTGGCAAGCTCATCAATGCCATTGAGCTCAAG AAGCCTCAGTGTAAAGTCTGCCGGTCGTGCCCTGTGGTAAAATCCTCTCAGCACCTGTTTCTGGACCTGCCTAAG CTGGGAGCACGGGTGGAGGAGTGGTTGGAGAAGACGTTGCCTGGCAGTGACTGGACACCCAACGCCCGGTTCATCATCCGTTCTTGGCTTCGAGATGGTCTCAAGCCCCGCTGCATAACCCGAGACCTCAAGTGGGGAACCCCTGTGCCCTTAGAAGGTTTTGAGGACAAG GTGTTCTATGTCTGGTTTGATGCCACCATTGGCTACCTGTCCATCACAGCCAACTACACAGACCAATGGGAGAAGTGGTGGAAGAACCCAGAACAA GTGAACCTGTATCAGTTCATGGCCAAGGACAATGTTCCCTTCCATGGCATAGTCTTTCCTTCTTCAGCCCTAGGAGCTGAGGACAACTACACCTTGGTCAGCCACCTCATTGCTACAG AATATCTGAATTACGAGGATGGGAAATTCTCTAAGAGCCGGGGTGTGGGAGTGTTTGGGGACATGGCCCAGGACACAGGGATCCCTGCTGACATCTGGCGCTTCTATCTGCTGTACATTCGGCCTGAGGGGCAGGACAGTGCCTTCTCCTGGACAGACATGTTGTTCAAGAATAATTCCGAGCTGCTTAACAACCTGGGCAACTTCATCAACAG AGCTGGGATGTTTGTGTCCAAGTTTTTTGGGGGTTTTGTGCCTGAGATGGTGCTCACCTCTGATGATCAGCGCCTGCTGACCCATGTCACCCTGGAGCTCCAGCACTACCACCAGCTGCTAGAGAAGGTTCG GATCCGGGATGCCTTACGTAGCATCCTCACCATCTCTCGCCATGGCAACCAGTACATTCAGGTGAATGAGCCCTGGAAGCGGATTAAAGGCGGCGAAGCTGACAG GCAGCGGGCAGGGACAGTGACAGGCTTGGCCGTGAATATAGCTGCCTTGCTCTCCGTCATGCTCCAGCCTTACATGCCTACAGTTAGTGCCACCATCCAAGCCCAGCTGCAGCTCCCACCTCCAGCCTGCAATATCCTGCCCACGAACTTTCTATGCACCTTAACAGCAGGACACCAGATTGGCACG GTCAGTCCCTTGTTCCAAAAATTGGAAAATGACCAGATTGAAAGTCTGAAGCAGCGCTTCAGTGGGGGCCAG GCAAAAGCATCCCCCAAGACAGCAGCTGGACCGCAGCAGATCCAAGCACTGACAGAGGAAGTGACCAAGCAG GGCAACATTGTCCGAGAATTGAAGGCACAGAAGGCAGACAAGAACCAGATTGCTGCAGAGGTGGCTAAACTCTTGGATCTGAAGAAACAATTGGCTCAAGCTGAGGGGAAACCCCTGGAAACCCCTAAAGgcaagaagaaaaagtga